One region of Salvia miltiorrhiza cultivar Shanhuang (shh) chromosome 3, IMPLAD_Smil_shh, whole genome shotgun sequence genomic DNA includes:
- the LOC131016792 gene encoding putative late blight resistance protein homolog R1A-3 isoform X1 — protein sequence MAYAALVSLTNTIDRFLNSNLYSISVEEKQQITSLLDYVTPFQDFLDKFPDKFKSLEGRMREVANEAEDILEYLVLEKVFLSSDEESELHDELDRGTVIKDISLKMENMWKECGQDFPDDEATDNSLKGRIRNVVNEAEKINSFLKWERNHIRFRDKWRFLPAEFAMFKSRLHFINHLKKMGSEIDSIMAEATAVKNNNSDMAASSSGLAPPDRVSDDEKQEEEEEETECYRSSKHELQMERVMEEIALIAAQVKEIKDSSSSKGVERGGADTSAARSSSSTDPSIHKDSMVGFEDYVLDVKDRLCGEPSRLQVIPICGMGGIGKTTLARNIYDDRLTMEKFDIRVWVTISQDYSAQRILSSLLESLKEYNTGGLGQSDDEKVHKILMGRRYLVVMDDMWSGEAWDVVRRVFPDDGNGSRVVLTTRLFEVASYPDPSNRLHEISLLNAEQSWNLLKHKVFADEECPSNLETIGEEIATSCKGLPLAIVVIAGLLSTVSKNPSSWQEIAEKVKSAKTTEHDQIEEILSLSYVELPQYLRSCFLYMATFPEDDEIHAKKLIRLWVAEGFVKYPSNSESFEKVGEECLDELMKRNLVLVKKRKSDNRIKSCSLHDLMRDLCIRKAHESQFFLNLMDKHVKKKPFRERIKNQRRVSLDSSHLRYLSDDDDSTIHSIRCSKYDLVKLNFVKGVRLLRVLDTVPADVESSPSVHQLCELFHLRYLAINYMESIPKGLSMLKNLQTLILGREGRHKFGVGVVCNLVLSWDTPQLRHVHFHGTIYFEDPSETTISLERLQTLSDVSHSSCTERILKKIPNLKKLKIDCSGGRHHEDAACLNDLVHLHRLESLKVYAGGWVGSRPKHYKISYPSMLKKLSLIDLRLPWSHMILVGSLKNLHLLKLKSCTWDNGDTWETSEEAFLALEVLLIEDPGFKNWITESSHFPKLKRLLLRSCWNLNGIPNDIGDISTLELIEVTGKVKESLMESVELIREEQEEYGNNILQVVCSAKS from the coding sequence ATGGCCTATGCTGCTCTTGTCTCCCTCACAAACACCATAGATCGATTCCTTAACAGCAATCTATATTCCATTTCTgttgaagaaaaacaacaaattaCATCTCTCCTTGATTATGTTACTCCCTTTCAAGACTTCCTCGATAAATTTCCAGACAAATTCAAGAGTTTGGAAGGGCGAATGAGGGAAGTGGCAAATGAAGCAGAAGATATCTTAGAATATCTTGTGTTGGAAAAGGTTTTCTTGTCTTCTGATGAAGAGTCTGAATTACACGATGAACTCGACCGAGGCACTGTGATTAAGGATATTAGTTTGAAGATGGAAAACATGTGGAAGGAGTGCGGCCAAGATTTTCCAGACGACGAAGCTACAGACAACAGTTTGAAAGGCCGAATTCGCAACGTAGTAAATGAAGCAGAAAAAATCAACAGCTTCTTAAAGTGGGAGAGAAATCACATTCGTTTCAGAGACAAGTGGAGATTTTTACCAGCCGAGTTCGCTATGTTCAAGTCCAGACTCCACTTCATAAACCACTTGAAAAAGATGGGAAGTGAAATTGACTCGATCATGGCGGAGGCAACTGCCGTGAAGAATAACAACAGCGACATGGCTGCTTCCTCATCTGGACTTGCACCGCCCGACAGGGTTAGTGATGATGAGAAGcaggaggaagaggaagaggagacTGAATGCTATCGAAGTTCAAAACACGAACTCCAGATGGAAAGGGTGATGGAGGAGATTGCTTTGATTGCTGCACAAGTGAAGGAAATCAAGGATAGCTCCAGCAGCAAAGGCGTTGAACGTGGTGGTGCTGATACTTCTGCTGCTCGTAGTTCATCATCAACTGATCCATCCATCCACAAAGATTCCATGGTTGGTTTTGAAGATTATGTGTTAGACGTGAAGGATCGCCTCTGTGGAGAGCCATCCCGACTCCAAGTCATCCCAATCTGTGGCATGGGTGGCATCGGCAAAACTACTCTTGCTAGGAACATTTATGATGATCGATTAACTATGGAGAAATTTGATATTCGTGTTTGGGTTACAATATCACAAGATTACAGTGCACAGAGAATTCTTTCTAGCCTTCTGGAGTCCTTGAAGGAATACAACACAGGTGGATTGGGACAAAGTGATGATGAAAAAGTGCACAAAATTTTAATGGGCAGGAGATATTTAGTTGtgatggatgatatgtggagtggTGAGGCATGGGATGTTGTCAGAAGGGTATTTCCTGATGATGGCAACGGAAGCCGTGTTGTGCTCACCACGAGGTTGTTTGAGGTGGCTTCTTATCCGGATCCTTCGAACAGGCTTCATGAGATAAGCCTGTTgaatgcagagcagagctggaatttgTTGAAGCATAAGGTGTTTGCAGATGAAGAATGTCCTTCCAATTTAGAAACTATTGGGGAGGAGATTGCGACAAGCTGCAAAGGATTGCCCCTCGCGATTGTGGTGATTGCGGGGCTTCTATCCACAGTTAGTAAGAATCCATCTTCATGGCAGGAGATTGCAGAAAAGGTGAAGTCTGCAAAAACTACAGAGCATGACCAAATCGAGGAGATACTATCTTTGAGCTACGTCGAATTACCTCAATATTTGAGGTCATGTTTCTTGTACATGGCTACCTTTCCGGAAGATGATGAGATCCATGCAAAGAAACTTATCAGATTATGGGTAGCTGAGGGCTTTGTGAAATATCCAAGCAACTCTGAAAGCTTTGAAAAGGTGGGAGAAGAGTGTTTAGATGAACTCATGAAGAGAAAtcttgttttggtcaaaaaGAGGAAGTCTGATAACAGAATCAAAAGCTGCAGCCTCCATGATCTGATGAGGGACTTGTGCATAAGGAAAGCGCATGAAAGTCAGTTTTTCTTGAATCTGATGGATAAGCATGTTAAAAAGAAGCCTTTTAGAGAAAGGATAAAGAATCAGCGCCGCGTAAGCCTTGATTCTTCTCATCTCAGATACCTTTCAGACGATGATGATTCAACCATCCATTCCATCAGATGCTCGAAATATGATTTAGTGAAACTGAACTTTGTCAAGGGTGTGAGGTTGCTGAGGGTGTTGGATACGGTACCTGCTGACGTGGAGAGCTCACCATCAGTGCATCAACTATGTGAGTTATTTCATTTAAGATATCTTGCTATTAACTATATGGAATCTATTCCTAAGGGATTATCGATGCTTAAGAATCTGCAAACCTTAATCCTCGGTAGAGAAGGACGACACAAATTCGGTGTTGGAGTAGTTTGTAATCTTGTTTTGAGTTGGGACACGCCACAATTAAGACATGTTCACTTTCACGGCACAATCTATTTTGAGGATCCAAGTGAAACAACTATCTCTCTAGAGAGGCTTCAAACACTTTCCGATGTGTCACATTCGAGTTGCACTGAAAGGATCTTGAAAAAGATCCCAAACCTTAAAAAGTTGAAGATTGATTGTTCTGGGGGTCGTCATCATGAAGATGCAGCTTGTTTGAATGATTTGGTGCATCTGCACCGGCTCGAGAGTTTGAAAGTATATGCtggtggttgggttggatctcGGCCAAAGCACTACAAGATTTCTTATCCTAGCATGCTGAAAAAGTTGAGTTTGATAGATTTGAGACTTCCTTGGAGCCACATGATTCTTGTTGGTTCATTGAAAAATCTACATCTTCTTAAACTAAAAAGTTGTACTTGGGACAATGGTGATACATGGGAAACAAGCGAAGAAGCATTCCTAGCGTTGGAAGTTCTTCTAATTGAAGATCCAGGGTTTAAGAATTGGATAACTGAAAGTAGCCATTTCCCCAAACTCAAACGGCTACTGCTTCGTTCTTGTTGGAATCTCAATGGGATTCCAAATGATATTGGAGACATTTCAACTCTTGAACTCATTGAGGTTACTGGAAAAGTGAAAGAGTCTCTAATGGAGTCGGTTGAATTGATACGAGAGGAGCAAGAAGAATATGGAAACAACATCCTTCAAGTTGTTTGCAGTGCTAAGTCCTAA
- the LOC131016792 gene encoding putative late blight resistance protein homolog R1A-10 isoform X2 → MAYAALVSLTNTIDRFLNSNLYSISVEEKQQITSLLDYVTPFQDFLDKFPDKFKSLEGRMREVANEAEDILEYLVLEKVFLSSDEESELHDELDRGTVIKDISLKMENMWKECGQDFPDDEATDNSLKGRIRNVVNEAEKINSFLKWERNHIRFRDKWRFLPAEFAMFKSRLHFINHLKKMGSEIDSIMAEATAVKNNNSDMAASSSGLAPPDRVSDDEKQEEEEEETECYRSSKHELQMERVMEEIALIAAQVKEIKDSSSSKGVERGGADTSAARSSSSTDPSIHKDSMVGFEDYVLDVKDRLCGEPSRLQVIPICGMGGIGKTTLARNIYDDRLTMEKFDIRVWVTISQDYSAQRILSSLLESLKEYNTGGLGQSDDEKVHKILMGRRYLVVMDDMWSGEAWDVVRRVFPDDGNGSRVVLTTRLFEVASYPDPSNRLHEISLLNAEQSWNLLKHKVFADEECPSNLETIGEEIATSCKGLPLAIVVIAGLLSTVSKNPSSWQEIAEKVKSAKTTEHDQIEEILSLSYVELPQYLRSCFLYMATFPEDDEIHAKKLIRLWVAEGFVKYPSNSESFEKVGEECLDELMKRNLVLVKKRKSDNRIKSCSLHDLMRDLCIRKAHESQFFLNLMDKHVKKKPFRERIKNQRRVSLDSSHLRYLSDDDDSTIHSIRCSKYDLVKLNFVKGVRLLRVLDTVPADVESSPSVHQL, encoded by the coding sequence ATGGCCTATGCTGCTCTTGTCTCCCTCACAAACACCATAGATCGATTCCTTAACAGCAATCTATATTCCATTTCTgttgaagaaaaacaacaaattaCATCTCTCCTTGATTATGTTACTCCCTTTCAAGACTTCCTCGATAAATTTCCAGACAAATTCAAGAGTTTGGAAGGGCGAATGAGGGAAGTGGCAAATGAAGCAGAAGATATCTTAGAATATCTTGTGTTGGAAAAGGTTTTCTTGTCTTCTGATGAAGAGTCTGAATTACACGATGAACTCGACCGAGGCACTGTGATTAAGGATATTAGTTTGAAGATGGAAAACATGTGGAAGGAGTGCGGCCAAGATTTTCCAGACGACGAAGCTACAGACAACAGTTTGAAAGGCCGAATTCGCAACGTAGTAAATGAAGCAGAAAAAATCAACAGCTTCTTAAAGTGGGAGAGAAATCACATTCGTTTCAGAGACAAGTGGAGATTTTTACCAGCCGAGTTCGCTATGTTCAAGTCCAGACTCCACTTCATAAACCACTTGAAAAAGATGGGAAGTGAAATTGACTCGATCATGGCGGAGGCAACTGCCGTGAAGAATAACAACAGCGACATGGCTGCTTCCTCATCTGGACTTGCACCGCCCGACAGGGTTAGTGATGATGAGAAGcaggaggaagaggaagaggagacTGAATGCTATCGAAGTTCAAAACACGAACTCCAGATGGAAAGGGTGATGGAGGAGATTGCTTTGATTGCTGCACAAGTGAAGGAAATCAAGGATAGCTCCAGCAGCAAAGGCGTTGAACGTGGTGGTGCTGATACTTCTGCTGCTCGTAGTTCATCATCAACTGATCCATCCATCCACAAAGATTCCATGGTTGGTTTTGAAGATTATGTGTTAGACGTGAAGGATCGCCTCTGTGGAGAGCCATCCCGACTCCAAGTCATCCCAATCTGTGGCATGGGTGGCATCGGCAAAACTACTCTTGCTAGGAACATTTATGATGATCGATTAACTATGGAGAAATTTGATATTCGTGTTTGGGTTACAATATCACAAGATTACAGTGCACAGAGAATTCTTTCTAGCCTTCTGGAGTCCTTGAAGGAATACAACACAGGTGGATTGGGACAAAGTGATGATGAAAAAGTGCACAAAATTTTAATGGGCAGGAGATATTTAGTTGtgatggatgatatgtggagtggTGAGGCATGGGATGTTGTCAGAAGGGTATTTCCTGATGATGGCAACGGAAGCCGTGTTGTGCTCACCACGAGGTTGTTTGAGGTGGCTTCTTATCCGGATCCTTCGAACAGGCTTCATGAGATAAGCCTGTTgaatgcagagcagagctggaatttgTTGAAGCATAAGGTGTTTGCAGATGAAGAATGTCCTTCCAATTTAGAAACTATTGGGGAGGAGATTGCGACAAGCTGCAAAGGATTGCCCCTCGCGATTGTGGTGATTGCGGGGCTTCTATCCACAGTTAGTAAGAATCCATCTTCATGGCAGGAGATTGCAGAAAAGGTGAAGTCTGCAAAAACTACAGAGCATGACCAAATCGAGGAGATACTATCTTTGAGCTACGTCGAATTACCTCAATATTTGAGGTCATGTTTCTTGTACATGGCTACCTTTCCGGAAGATGATGAGATCCATGCAAAGAAACTTATCAGATTATGGGTAGCTGAGGGCTTTGTGAAATATCCAAGCAACTCTGAAAGCTTTGAAAAGGTGGGAGAAGAGTGTTTAGATGAACTCATGAAGAGAAAtcttgttttggtcaaaaaGAGGAAGTCTGATAACAGAATCAAAAGCTGCAGCCTCCATGATCTGATGAGGGACTTGTGCATAAGGAAAGCGCATGAAAGTCAGTTTTTCTTGAATCTGATGGATAAGCATGTTAAAAAGAAGCCTTTTAGAGAAAGGATAAAGAATCAGCGCCGCGTAAGCCTTGATTCTTCTCATCTCAGATACCTTTCAGACGATGATGATTCAACCATCCATTCCATCAGATGCTCGAAATATGATTTAGTGAAACTGAACTTTGTCAAGGGTGTGAGGTTGCTGAGGGTGTTGGATACGGTACCTGCTGACGTGGAGAGCTCACCATCAGTGCATCAACTAT